A window of the Brassica napus cultivar Da-Ae chromosome A2, Da-Ae, whole genome shotgun sequence genome harbors these coding sequences:
- the LOC106423724 gene encoding metal-independent phosphoserine phosphatase-like — MAKPKKMFFFPRGKKVIKAEPKSTYHKYNCTNTHLSIFLFFFSSDLKLLHFVSLFKRQKTNSMGHECIDASKKCKFSDDVKSGVTEIVLVRHGETTWNAAGRIQGQMESDLNEIGQKQAVAIADRLGKEERSVAVYSSDLKRAKDTALMIAETCFCSEVIEIPDLKERHVGSLQGLYWKEGAEKEPEAYSAFFSSQNHLEIPGGGESFDQLCERSMNALEQIAKKHKGERVIVVTHGGVLRAIYLMITKASSAGKLLNASVNVVHYREEKWIIDSWSDVSHLSSVGFLQRGFDGDSKP; from the exons atggcaaaaccaaaaaaaatgtttttctttcCTCGGGggaaaaaagttataaaagcAGAGCCTAAATCAACTTATCATAAGTACAACTGTACAAACACACATCTTTCtatcttcttattcttcttctcctcagATCTCAAACTCTTACATTTCGTTTCACTTTTCAAACGACAAAAGACCAATAGCATGGGTCATGAATG TATCGATGCATCCAAGAAGTGCAAATTTAGTGACGATGTCAAAAGTGGAGTGACTGAGATTGTTCTTGTTCGCCATGGAGAAACCACTTGGAATGCTGCCGGAAGAATCCAG GGACAAATGGAGTCAGATCTTAACGAAATTGGACAAAAGCAGGCTGTTGCA ATCGCTGATAGATTGGGGAAAGAAGAGAGATCCGTAGCTGTGTATTCATCAGACCTCAAGCGAGCCAAGGATACTGCTCTGATGATAGCAGAAACATGTTTTTGTTCAGAG GTGATTGAAATACCTGACTTAAAGGAGAGGCATGTGGGTAGTCTTCAAGGACTGTACTGGAAAGAAGGAGCAGAGAAAGAACCTGAAGCTTACTctgctttcttttcttctcaaaATCATCTCGAGATTCCT GGAGGAGGAGAGAGCTTTGACCAACTCTGTGAGAGATCCATGAATGCGCTTGAGCAAATTGCCAAGAAGCACAAAG GAGAGAGAGTGATAGTGGTGACTCATGGAGGAGTGTTGAGGGCAATTTATTTGATGATCACAAAAGCTTCATCCGCCGGAAAACTACTTAATGCTTCGGTGAATGTTGTTCACTACCGTGAGGAGAAATGGATCATTGATTCATGGAGCGATGTTTCTCATCTCTCTTCCGTTGGATTTCTCCAACGTGGTTTTGATGGAGACTCCAAGCCCTAG
- the LOC106399964 gene encoding protein TPLATE gives MDILFAQIQADLRSNDALRQSSALLQALQQSAAGRDISVIAKSAVEEIVASPASAVCKKLAFDLIRSTRLTPDLWDTVCSGVKTDLHFPDPDVTAAAVSILAALPSFSLPKLISDCSAEIASCFDSPSDNLRFSITETLGCILARDDLVTLCENNVSLLDKVSTWWGRIGQNMIDKSDAVSKVAFESVGRLFQEFDSKRMSRLAGDKLVDSENSLAIRSKWVSSMVDIVWKKRSALMARSLVLPVETFRSTVFPLVFAVKAVASGSVEVIRQLSKANTSGANAAVVVDSNAEKLVGVSDLVTHLAPFLASSLDPALIFEVGINMLYLADVAGGKPEWASQSIIAILTLWDRQEFSSARESIVRAVVTNLHLLDLHMQVSLFRRLLLMVRNLRAESDRMHALACICRTALCVHLFARESARRGQKPLPGTDIISLFEDARIKDDLNSVTSKSLFREELVAMLVESCFQLSLPLPEQKFSGMESRVIGALAYGTGYGALNWTEPALEVVEVCRPCVKWDCDGRTYAIDCYLKLLVRLCHIYDTRGGVKRLKDGASQDQMLNETRLQNLQRELVKDLQEVNTPRILGRLIWTIAEHIDLEGLDPLLADDPDDPLNIIIANMHKVLFNLDAAATTSNRLQDVQAVLLCAQRMGSRHARAGQLITKELEEYRNHAAADTVSKHQTRLILQRIKYVSNLPERKWAGVSETRGDYPFSHHKLTVQFYEPSAAQDRKLEGLIHKAILELWRPKPSELTLFLAKGANSTSIKVPPTAYPLTGSSDPCYIEAYHLADTNDGRVTLHLKIINLTELELNRVDIRVGLSGALYFMDGSPQAVRQLRNLVSQDPVHCSVTVGVSQFERCGFWVQVLYYPFRGARGDYDGDYLEEDPQMMKQKRGSRSELGEPVILRCQPYKIPLTELLLPHKISPVEFFRLWPSLPAVAEYTGTYTYEGSGFMATAAQQYGASPFLSGLNSLSSKPFHRVCSHIIRTVAGFQLCYAAKTWHGGFVGMMIFGASEVSRNVDLGDETTTMMCKFVVRASEASITKQIESDVQGWCDDLTDGGVEYMPEDEVKATAAEKLKISMERIALLKAAQPKKTPKTQEENESEDEDDDDEEKEKKEKEKEEEKKKKEKEKGTLSKLTAEETEHMALQAAVLQEWHMLCKDRKLTKNN, from the exons ATGGACATACTTTTCGCTCAGATCCAGGCCGATCTCCGTTCCAATGACGCCCTCCGCCAGTCATCCGCCCTCCTTCAAGCTCTCCAACAATCCGCCGCCGGACGAGACATATCGGTGATCGCCAAGTCCGCCGTGGAGGAGATCGTCGCATCTCCCGCATCAGCCGTCTGCAAGAAGCTAGCCTTCGATCTCATCAGATCCACCCGCCTCACTCCGGATCTCTGGGACACGGTTTGCTCCGGCGTCAAAACCGATCTCCATTTCCCTGATCCCGACGTCACCGCCGCCGCCGTATCCATCCTCGCCGCTCTCCCCTCCTTCTCACTCCCTAAACTCATCTCCGATTGCAGCGCCGAGATCGCTTCCTGCTTCGATTCGCCTTCCGATAACCTCCGTTTCTCGATCACCGAGACGCTCGGATGCATCCTCGCGAGAGACGATCTTGTGACTCTGTGCGAGAACAATGTGAGTCTTCTCGATAAGGTCTCCACTTGGTGGGGGAGGATCGGGCAGAATATGATTGACAAATCCGACGCCGTTTCGAAAGTCGCGTTTGAGTCTGTTGGGAGATTGTTTCAGGAGTTTGATTCCAAGAGGATGTCCCGCCTCGCTGGCGATAAGCTAGTGGATAGTGAGAATTCGCTCGCGATTAGATCAAAGTGGGTGTCTTCTATGGTTGACATTGTGTGGAAGAAGAGAAGCGCGTTGATGGCTAGGTCTTTGGTTCTTCCTGTTGAGACTTTTCGTTCCACTGTTTTCCCTCTTGTCTTTGCGGTTAAAGCTGTTGCTTCCGGTAGTGTTGAAGTGATCAGACAGCTTTCCAAGGCTAATACCTCTGGTGCTAATGCGGCGGTTGTGGTGGATTCCAATGCTGAGAAGTTGGTTGGGGTCTCGGATTTGGTTACTCATTTGGCTCCCTTCTTGGCTTCCTCGTTggaccctgctttgatttttgaagtTGGGATTAACATGCTGTACTTAGCAGATGTTGCTGGAGGTAAGCCGGAGTGGGCTTCTCAGTCCATTATTGCTATTTTAACACTCTGGGATCGTCAAGAGTTTTCTTCTGCTAGAGAGAGTATTGTCAGGGCGGTAGTCACAAACCTCCACTTGCTTGATCTGCACATGCAGGTCTCTTTGTTTAGAAGATTACTGCTTATGGTGAGGAACTTGAGAGCAGAATCAGACAGGATGCACGCATTAGCCTGTATCTGTCGTACAGCTCTATGTGTTCACCTTTTTGCTAGAGAAAGTGCCAGAAGAGGTCAGAAGCCTCTACCTGGGACAGATATTATATCTCTCTTTGAGGATGCAAGGATAAAAGATGATCTCAATAGTGTTACCAGTAAAAGCCTGTTTCGGGAAGAGCTAGTGGCAATGCTTGTGGAAAGTTGCTTCCAGTTATCTCTTCCTCTGCCTGAACAAAAGTTCTCGGGTATGGAGAGCAGAGTGATTGGGGCACTAGCGTATGGCACTGGTTATGGTGCTTTGAACTGGACGGAACCAGCTCTTGAGGTTGTGGAAGTTTGCAGGCCGTGTGTCAAATGGGATTGTGATGGCAGGACGTACGCAATTGATTGCTATTTGAAATTGCTTGTTAGGCTCTGCCATATCTATGATACCCGAGGTGGAGTGAAGAGGCTTAAAGACGGTGCTTCGCAGGATCAAATGTTAAATGAGACGCGTTTACAGAACCTGCAACGTGAGCTTGTCAAGGATCTCCAAGAG GTAAACACCCCAAGAATCCTTGGGCGTCTTATATGGACGATCGCAGAACATATTGACCTAGAGGGTCTGGATCCACTTTTGGCTGATGACCCTGATGATCCTTTAAATATTATCATAGCAAATATGCATAAGGTTCTCTTCAACTTGGATGCCGCTGCAACTACATCAAATAGGCTACAAGATGTTCAGGCTGTCTTGTTATGTGCCCAGAGGATGGGCTCACGTCATGCAAGAGCGGGCCAATTAATAACCAAAGAGCTTGAAGAGTATAGGAACCATGCTGCTGCAGATACAGTTAGCAAACATCAAACCCGTTTAATTTTGCAGAGGATCAAATATGTTTCAAATCTTCCTGAAAGAAA GTGGGCTGGAGTTAGTGAGACAAGAGGAGATTACCCTTTCAGCCACCATAAACTTACCGTCCAATTTTATGAACCATCAGCTGCTCAAGACAGAAAATTAGAAGGGTTAATTCACAAGGCCATTCTAGAGCTTTGGAGGCCAAAGCCCAGTGAATTAACTCTCTTCCTTGCAAAAGGGGCCAACTCGACTTCTATCAAGGTTCCTCCCACAGCATATCCTTTGACTGGTAGCAGTGATCCTTGCTACATAGAAGCTTACCACTTAGCAGATACAAATGATGGAAGGGTCACGTTGCACTTGAAG ATAATTAATTTGACAGAGCTTGAGCTGAATCGCGTGGATATACGGGTTGGATTATCCGGTGCCCTATATTTCATGGATGGTTCTCCTCAAGCAGTGCGGCAGTTGCGTAATCTTGTCTCACAG GATCCTGTACATTGCAGTGTCACTGTCGGTGTCTCCCAGTTTGAAAGATGTGGTTTCTGGGTGCAAGTCCTCTACTACCCATTCCGTGGCGCTAGGGGAGATTATGACGGTGACTACTTAGAAGAGGATCCACAGATGATGAAGCAGAAGAGAGGCTCAAGATCAGAACTGGGAGAGCCGGTGATCTTAAGATGTCAGCCTTACAAGATCCCATTGACTGAGCTTCTTCTCCCGCACAAAATCTCACCAGTGGAGTTCTTTCGTTTGTGGCCTAGTTTGCCAGCTGTTGCAGAGTACACTGGCACGTATACGTATGAAGGAAGCGGCTTCATGGCGACAGCTGCACAACAGTATGGTGCTTCACCATTCCTAAGCGGACTCAATTCATTGTCCTCCAAGCCATTCCACAGAGTCTGTTCCCACATTATACGTACAGTTGCGGGATTCCAG CTTTGTTACGCTGCAAAGACGTGGCATGGGGGTTTTGTGGGGATGATGATATTTGGGGCTAGTGAAGTGAGCAGGAACGTGGATCTGGGTGACGAGACGACGACCATGATGTGCAAGTTTGTGGTGAGAGCCTCAGAAGCGTCAATCACAAAGCAAATAGAGTCAGATGTGCAGGGATGGTGCGATGATCTAACGGACGGGGGAGTTGAGTATATGCCAGAGGATGAAGTGAAAGCAACAGCAGCTGAGAAACTGAAAATCTCAATGGAGAGAATAGCTTTGTTAAAGGCAGCTCAGCCGAAGAAGACTCCAAAGACTCAGGAGGAAAACGAAAGCGAAGACGAAGATGACGATGAcgaagaaaaagagaagaaggaaaaagagaaagaagaggagaagaagaagaaagaaaaagaaaagggaaCACTATCTAAGCTGACAGCAGAAGAAACAGAGCACATGGCGCTTCAGGCAGCAGTGCTCCAAGAATGGCACATGTTATGCAAAGATAGAAAGTTAACTAAAAACAACTAA